A single genomic interval of Roseomonas aeriglobus harbors:
- a CDS encoding glycosyltransferase, whose protein sequence is MAQQPIFYDPTGRRGRWAKRLLALAIALILLGGVVFATTLILVPRGRNLALPLPQPKAAAMRGTPPRKGLAKWLPHETSPAANTPLSIGFYVPGDDSSLGSLRRNVGALDWVVPSIVNVVGADHATTVLPDVPFDRMIAAMPRPPRVLPMVQNFNKGVWEGDRIAALLNDPAARATLIRRLAAVARQPANGGLVLDFEALPAHAMPAYLRFIPQLRAALPAGAQIAVTVPAEDSAWPLGGFAKVADRVIFMAYDEHYDGGTPGPIASQDWFIRQVVAARRAIGADKLVVALGSYGYDWHGGNTDALTIEEAWLAAHDSDAKPMFDPASGNTAFAFDEDGQRHTVWMMDAATSWNQMQVLKRLGIDDIALWRLGSEDAGFWSALRAFRKGGTPDLSTPRALLETDVEGAGEILRITATPSVGHRTVTYDTTGLIRGVDYTALPTPYVVKRAGAADPKAIALTFDDGPDGTWTPKILDVLEREKVPATFFVIGQNVLQHPQLVNRIIAGGSELGNHSYSHPNLAGASETFTNLELNTTQRLVEAYTGRRMTLFRAPYFGDAEPTTTDELLPALTAQAAGYTIVGLHVDPNDWQRPGADEIVRQTLTQIRGATPQVPGNVVLLHDSGGDRSETVAALPKIIAALRAEGYHFVTASQLVGVSPAQAMPRVVGEDLVAIRYDVAGFIVVAAILFVIGWIFYLAIALGIARAMLMAALAWWQSRQRRADPPVYTPTVSVIIPAFNEERVIRSSVERILASDYPTLQVIVADDGSQDATSRIVAAAFGADPRVTLLTLENGGKAAALNRALKQATGDVIIALDADTQFETGTIRRLARWFADPRIGAVAGDARVGNRVNLVTRWQAVEYITAQNLERRALAGFDAMTVVPGAVGAWRRATLDQVGGYPEDTLAEDQDLTIAIQRAGWRVTYDPMAVAWTEAPESFKGLAKQRYRWAFGTLQCLWKHAGIWRTRRPRGLALVGMPQAWLFQIVFAAISPLIDLALILSIAGTVTRVMQHGWAQTAGDVSTMGLYWLAFTGIDVLCGWIAYRLDGKGVRYPAHLLVAQRLVYRQIMYWVVIRAVVSAIGGWVVGWSKLERSGRATTDGATPAAA, encoded by the coding sequence ATGGCGCAGCAACCGATTTTCTACGATCCCACCGGCCGGCGGGGCCGCTGGGCAAAGCGCCTGTTGGCCCTTGCGATTGCCCTGATCCTGCTGGGCGGCGTCGTCTTTGCAACGACGTTGATTCTGGTTCCGCGCGGGCGTAACCTCGCTCTGCCGCTTCCCCAGCCCAAAGCGGCGGCGATGCGCGGAACCCCGCCGCGCAAGGGCTTGGCCAAATGGCTGCCGCATGAAACCAGCCCCGCGGCGAACACGCCGCTCTCGATCGGTTTCTATGTGCCCGGCGACGATTCGAGCCTCGGATCGTTGCGCCGCAACGTCGGTGCGCTCGACTGGGTCGTGCCATCGATCGTCAATGTCGTGGGAGCGGATCACGCGACGACGGTGTTGCCCGACGTCCCTTTCGACCGGATGATCGCTGCGATGCCGCGCCCACCGCGCGTCCTGCCGATGGTGCAGAATTTCAACAAGGGCGTTTGGGAGGGCGACCGGATCGCCGCGCTGCTCAACGATCCGGCGGCACGAGCGACGCTGATCCGGCGTCTGGCCGCAGTCGCCCGGCAGCCGGCAAACGGCGGGCTCGTGCTCGATTTCGAAGCGCTGCCCGCGCACGCCATGCCTGCCTATCTGCGCTTCATACCGCAATTGCGCGCGGCATTGCCGGCAGGGGCCCAGATCGCGGTGACAGTGCCGGCAGAGGATAGTGCCTGGCCGCTCGGTGGTTTTGCCAAGGTCGCCGACCGTGTGATCTTCATGGCCTATGACGAGCATTATGACGGCGGCACTCCGGGCCCGATCGCGTCGCAGGACTGGTTCATCCGGCAGGTCGTCGCAGCCCGCCGCGCGATCGGCGCCGACAAGCTGGTCGTGGCGCTCGGCAGCTACGGCTATGACTGGCATGGGGGCAACACCGATGCGCTGACCATCGAGGAAGCCTGGCTCGCCGCGCATGACAGCGATGCGAAGCCGATGTTCGATCCCGCCAGCGGCAATACGGCCTTCGCCTTCGACGAGGATGGCCAGCGCCACACCGTCTGGATGATGGACGCGGCCACCAGCTGGAATCAGATGCAGGTCCTCAAGCGGCTGGGGATCGACGATATCGCGCTGTGGCGCCTGGGCAGCGAGGATGCCGGATTCTGGTCCGCACTCCGCGCGTTTCGCAAGGGCGGGACACCGGACCTGTCGACGCCCCGAGCGTTGCTGGAAACCGATGTCGAGGGGGCGGGCGAGATCCTGCGCATCACCGCGACGCCATCGGTCGGGCATCGTACCGTCACCTATGACACGACCGGCCTGATCCGCGGGGTCGACTACACCGCGCTGCCCACGCCCTATGTCGTCAAGCGCGCCGGCGCGGCCGATCCCAAGGCGATCGCGCTCACCTTCGACGACGGCCCCGACGGCACGTGGACGCCGAAGATTTTGGACGTGCTGGAGCGGGAAAAGGTGCCCGCGACCTTCTTCGTCATCGGCCAGAACGTCCTCCAACACCCGCAGCTGGTGAATCGCATCATCGCTGGCGGCAGCGAACTGGGAAACCACAGCTACAGCCACCCGAACCTGGCCGGCGCGTCGGAAACCTTCACGAACCTCGAACTGAACACGACCCAGCGGCTGGTCGAAGCCTATACCGGCCGCCGGATGACGCTGTTCCGTGCGCCTTACTTCGGGGACGCCGAACCGACGACGACCGACGAACTCCTGCCCGCGCTGACCGCACAGGCGGCGGGCTATACGATCGTCGGCTTGCACGTCGATCCGAACGACTGGCAGCGTCCCGGCGCGGACGAGATCGTCCGCCAGACGCTGACCCAGATCCGCGGCGCGACGCCACAGGTTCCCGGCAACGTCGTGCTGCTCCACGACAGCGGTGGCGATCGTTCCGAAACCGTGGCGGCCTTGCCGAAGATCATTGCCGCATTGCGAGCGGAGGGCTATCATTTCGTCACTGCCTCGCAGCTGGTCGGCGTGTCGCCGGCCCAGGCGATGCCGCGCGTGGTCGGTGAGGACCTGGTCGCGATCCGCTATGATGTCGCAGGCTTCATCGTCGTCGCGGCCATCCTGTTCGTCATCGGCTGGATTTTCTACCTGGCGATCGCGCTCGGAATCGCCCGGGCGATGCTGATGGCTGCGCTCGCATGGTGGCAGAGCCGGCAGCGGCGCGCCGATCCGCCGGTGTACACGCCGACCGTCTCGGTCATCATCCCCGCCTTCAACGAAGAACGCGTCATCCGATCCTCGGTCGAACGCATCCTGGCGAGCGACTATCCTACGCTCCAGGTCATCGTCGCCGACGACGGCTCGCAGGACGCGACGAGCCGGATCGTCGCCGCGGCGTTCGGCGCCGATCCGCGCGTGACTTTGCTGACGCTGGAGAACGGCGGCAAGGCGGCGGCTCTGAACCGCGCGCTCAAGCAAGCGACCGGCGACGTCATCATCGCCCTCGACGCCGATACCCAGTTCGAAACCGGCACGATCCGCCGCCTGGCGCGGTGGTTCGCCGATCCGCGGATCGGCGCGGTCGCGGGCGATGCTCGCGTCGGCAACCGCGTGAACCTGGTCACGCGCTGGCAGGCGGTCGAATATATCACTGCGCAGAATCTGGAGCGCCGCGCGCTCGCCGGGTTCGACGCGATGACGGTGGTCCCGGGCGCGGTGGGCGCGTGGCGCCGCGCGACGCTCGACCAGGTCGGCGGCTATCCGGAGGACACGCTGGCCGAGGACCAGGACCTGACCATCGCGATCCAGCGCGCAGGCTGGCGGGTCACCTATGACCCGATGGCGGTCGCGTGGACCGAGGCGCCGGAAAGCTTCAAGGGCCTCGCCAAGCAGCGCTATCGCTGGGCATTCGGGACGCTGCAGTGTCTGTGGAAGCACGCCGGCATCTGGCGCACGCGCCGCCCGCGGGGCCTGGCGCTGGTCGGCATGCCGCAGGCGTGGCTGTTCCAGATCGTCTTCGCCGCAATCTCGCCGCTGATCGACCTGGCGCTGATCCTATCGATCGCCGGCACGGTGACGCGCGTCATGCAGCATGGTTGGGCGCAGACCGCCGGCGACGTCAGCACGATGGGCCTCTACTGGCTGGCCTTCACCGGCATCGACGTGCTGTGCGGCTGGATCGCGTACCGGCTGGACGGCAAGGGCGTGCGCTATCCCGCGCATCTGCTGGTCGCGCAGCGGTTGGTCTACCGCCAGATCATGTACTGGGTGGTCATCCGTGCGGTCGTCTCCGCCATCGGCGGCTGGGTGGTCGGTTGGAGCAAGCTGGAACGCAGCGGGCGCGCGACGACCGACGGGGCGACGCCGGCGGCGGCCTGA
- a CDS encoding MFS transporter codes for MTTAAQPFPTSPFGISLYRQVWVASLCSNFGGLIQSVGASWMMTSLGASPQMIALVQASTSLPIMLLSLWAGAIADNLDRRRILLTAQSFMLVVSLILAVGTWAGWITPWLLLTFTFLIGCGTAINGPAWQASVGDMVPRPLLSSAVSYNSMGFNIARSVGPAIGGAIIAAAGAAAAFAVNAVSYVGLIFVLKRWQPNLPPRRLPRERLGVAMAAGVRYVRLSPPILTVLMRAAVFGVAASAIPALMPLVARDLVRGGPLTYGILLGAFGLGAVGGALIARRLREKATTEQIVRLASLGLAIGGATTATGMLPLAIPALALAGGGWVLALSTFNVSVQLASPRWVVARAIALYQMAAFGGMAAGSWLFGSIAGVHGVAEALIAAAAVQLLSVLAGFVRRMPEITQADLAPRSGWVEPTTAVPVQPRSGPIVITVEHRIAEVDVARFLTVMSERRRIRRRDGARAWQLLRDLGEPTLWVERFHFGTWLDYVRHNERRTQADAANSDALHALWIDGAPPVIHRRIERQTGSLPGVGEDDVQTLDPITDPTRSS; via the coding sequence ATGACGACCGCCGCCCAGCCCTTCCCCACGTCTCCCTTCGGCATTTCGCTCTACCGGCAGGTTTGGGTCGCAAGCCTCTGTTCGAACTTCGGCGGCCTGATCCAGTCGGTCGGGGCGTCGTGGATGATGACGTCGCTCGGCGCGTCACCCCAGATGATCGCGCTCGTCCAGGCCTCGACCAGCCTGCCGATCATGCTGCTGTCGCTGTGGGCGGGCGCGATCGCCGACAACCTCGACCGCCGCCGGATCCTGCTGACCGCACAGAGCTTCATGCTGGTCGTCTCGCTCATTCTGGCGGTGGGGACGTGGGCCGGCTGGATCACGCCGTGGCTGCTGCTGACATTCACCTTCCTGATCGGCTGCGGCACCGCGATCAACGGCCCGGCGTGGCAGGCGTCGGTCGGCGACATGGTACCGCGCCCGCTGCTGTCGAGTGCCGTTTCCTACAACAGCATGGGCTTCAATATCGCACGCAGCGTGGGACCCGCGATCGGCGGCGCGATCATCGCTGCGGCGGGCGCGGCGGCGGCATTTGCGGTCAATGCGGTGAGCTATGTCGGGTTGATCTTCGTCCTGAAACGCTGGCAGCCGAACCTGCCGCCCCGCCGCCTGCCGCGCGAACGGCTGGGTGTCGCGATGGCGGCGGGTGTGCGCTACGTCCGGTTATCGCCGCCGATTCTGACCGTCCTGATGCGCGCCGCGGTGTTCGGCGTAGCGGCGAGCGCGATTCCGGCATTGATGCCACTGGTTGCGCGTGACCTCGTCCGCGGCGGGCCGCTGACCTATGGCATCCTGCTCGGCGCGTTCGGGCTCGGCGCTGTCGGGGGCGCGCTGATCGCCCGGCGGCTGCGCGAGAAGGCGACGACGGAGCAGATCGTCCGTCTGGCGTCGCTTGGCCTCGCCATCGGGGGTGCGACGACCGCGACCGGCATGCTGCCGCTCGCCATCCCCGCCCTCGCGCTGGCTGGCGGCGGCTGGGTACTGGCCCTGTCGACCTTCAACGTCAGCGTCCAGCTCGCCTCGCCGCGCTGGGTCGTCGCGCGCGCCATTGCGCTCTACCAGATGGCGGCGTTCGGCGGGATGGCGGCGGGCAGCTGGCTATTCGGCTCGATCGCGGGCGTCCACGGTGTCGCCGAGGCGCTGATCGCCGCTGCTGCGGTTCAGTTGCTCAGCGTTCTCGCCGGCTTCGTGCGGCGGATGCCCGAGATCACGCAGGCAGATCTCGCCCCACGCTCGGGCTGGGTCGAACCGACCACCGCCGTTCCTGTCCAGCCCCGTAGTGGGCCGATCGTCATTACCGTCGAACATCGCATCGCCGAGGTCGACGTAGCGCGCTTCCTGACCGTCATGAGCGAACGCCGTCGCATTCGTCGCCGCGACGGCGCACGGGCGTGGCAACTGCTGCGCGACCTGGGCGAGCCCACGCTATGGGTCGAGCGATTCCATTTCGGCACCTGGCTCGACTATGTCCGCCACAACGAACGCCGTACCCAGGCCGACGCTGCGAACAGCGACGCGCTTCACGCCCTGTGGATAGACGGCGCGCCGCCCGTCATCCACCGGCGGATCGAACGCCAGACCGGCTCGCTGCCGGGCGTCGGCGAAGACGACGTCCAGACGCTCGATCCGATCACCGACCCGACGCGGTCGAGCTGA
- a CDS encoding SDR family oxidoreductase has translation MAARTVVVTGAESGIGAACAAAFGAQGDRVAIFYHSDTAGAKASADAVRTAGGEAMTVQAAVDDEASVTAAFGDVEQAWGPADVLVNSAGLNMTGVTVREMTLEQWRRLIDTDLTGAFLTSRRFLTGRGEAAGPATILHISSIHAYAVRAGGADYCAAKGGLTNLVETLAIEEAPRGIRVNAIEPGMILTPMNDRALKDAAYRRSLERNIPMGRAGDPAEVADLAVFLASDKARYITGARIVIDGGLSLLQALGA, from the coding sequence GTGGCGGCGCGGACGGTGGTGGTAACGGGCGCGGAATCGGGGATCGGGGCGGCCTGTGCGGCGGCGTTCGGGGCCCAGGGCGACCGGGTCGCGATCTTTTATCACAGCGACACTGCGGGGGCGAAGGCGAGCGCAGACGCGGTGCGCACGGCCGGCGGCGAGGCGATGACCGTCCAGGCGGCGGTCGATGACGAAGCCTCGGTCACCGCAGCCTTCGGCGACGTCGAACAGGCGTGGGGGCCAGCGGATGTGCTGGTCAATTCGGCCGGGCTGAACATGACCGGCGTCACCGTGCGCGAGATGACCCTGGAACAGTGGCGGCGGTTGATCGACACCGATTTGACCGGCGCCTTTCTGACGTCGCGCCGCTTTCTGACCGGGCGCGGCGAGGCGGCCGGGCCGGCGACGATCCTGCACATCTCGTCGATCCACGCCTATGCGGTCCGCGCCGGCGGGGCGGATTATTGTGCGGCGAAGGGCGGGCTCACCAATCTGGTCGAGACGCTGGCGATCGAGGAAGCGCCACGCGGCATCCGTGTCAACGCGATCGAGCCGGGCATGATCCTGACGCCGATGAACGACCGCGCGCTGAAGGACGCAGCCTATCGTCGGTCGCTGGAGCGCAACATCCCGATGGGCCGCGCCGGCGATCCGGCGGAGGTGGCCGATCTGGCGGTGTTCCTCGCCTCCGACAAGGCGCGCTACATCACCGGTGCGCGAATCGTCATCGACGGTGGGCTGTCGCTGCTTCAGGCGCTCGGCGCATGA
- a CDS encoding FAD-dependent oxidoreductase → MTASDTTQSYDILIVGGGHGGAQAAIALRQRGYAGSIAIIGEETELPYERPPLSKEYLLGDKPFERMLLRPAAFWAERDVTLLLGQRVTAVDAGARQVTTADGTHIGYGDLIWATGGSPRRLICAGHDLVGVHSVRTRADIDRLMGELPAVTRVVVIGGGYIGLEAAAALTKLGKAVTLVEAQDRVLARVAGLTLSAFYEREHRAKGVDLRTGISVDCIEGDTRVTGARLSDGTLLPCEMAIVGIGIMPAVEPLRTAGAAGGNGVRVDTLCRTSLPHVYAIGDCAAHANAFADGAEIRLESVQNANDMATTAARAILGDPVPYRATPWFWSNQYDLKLQTVGLSMGHDAEVVRGDSGTRSFSVVYLKAGRVVALDCVNMVKDYVQGRALVEAGAVIDPARLADAGEPLKGMVEG, encoded by the coding sequence ATGACGGCATCGGACACGACCCAATCCTATGACATACTGATCGTCGGCGGCGGCCACGGCGGCGCGCAGGCGGCGATCGCGCTGCGCCAGCGGGGATATGCCGGCAGCATCGCCATCATCGGCGAGGAAACCGAACTGCCCTACGAACGCCCGCCGCTCAGCAAGGAATATCTGCTGGGCGACAAGCCGTTCGAGCGCATGCTGCTCCGCCCCGCCGCCTTCTGGGCCGAACGCGACGTGACGCTGTTGCTCGGACAGCGGGTCACCGCGGTCGATGCGGGGGCACGGCAGGTGACTACCGCGGATGGCACGCACATCGGCTATGGCGACCTGATCTGGGCGACCGGCGGCAGCCCGCGCCGACTGATCTGCGCCGGGCATGACCTGGTTGGCGTCCATTCCGTCCGCACCCGCGCCGATATCGACCGACTGATGGGCGAACTGCCCGCGGTTACCCGCGTCGTCGTCATCGGCGGCGGCTATATCGGGCTGGAGGCGGCAGCCGCGCTGACGAAGCTCGGTAAGGCGGTGACGCTCGTCGAGGCGCAGGACCGCGTCCTCGCCCGCGTCGCCGGGCTCACGCTCTCCGCCTTCTACGAGCGCGAACACCGCGCGAAGGGCGTCGACCTGCGCACCGGTATCAGCGTCGACTGTATCGAGGGCGACACCCGCGTCACCGGGGCGCGCCTGTCCGACGGCACGCTGCTGCCATGCGAGATGGCGATCGTCGGCATCGGTATCATGCCCGCAGTCGAACCGCTGCGGACGGCCGGTGCGGCCGGCGGCAACGGCGTGCGCGTCGACACGCTGTGCCGCACCAGCCTGCCGCACGTCTATGCGATCGGCGACTGCGCCGCGCATGCGAATGCCTTCGCCGACGGGGCCGAAATCCGTCTCGAATCAGTGCAGAACGCCAACGACATGGCCACCACCGCCGCCCGCGCGATCCTGGGCGATCCGGTCCCCTACCGCGCGACGCCGTGGTTCTGGTCGAACCAGTACGACCTGAAGCTCCAGACGGTCGGCCTGTCGATGGGCCACGACGCCGAAGTCGTCCGCGGCGATTCCGGAACGCGCAGCTTTTCGGTCGTGTATCTGAAGGCCGGTCGCGTCGTCGCGCTCGACTGCGTGAATATGGTGAAGGATTACGTCCAGGGCCGTGCGCTGGTAGAGGCCGGCGCGGTGATCGATCCCGCGCGGTTGGCCGATGCCGGGGAGCCTTTGAAAGGGATGGTCGAAGGCTAA
- a CDS encoding Lrp/AsnC ligand binding domain-containing protein, translating to MTDRTDARLPVSGPIDGFDRRIIEALRADGRLSVTELAKRVGLSKTPCQVRLKRLIDGGYILGFRAIVDPARLGLDHIAFTEVKLSDTREAALEEFRRAVLRIPEVEECHMIASSFDYLLKVRTADIRRYREVLGERISALPHVANTSTFVAMETIRDAAV from the coding sequence ATGACAGATCGAACGGACGCCAGACTGCCCGTTTCAGGGCCGATTGACGGTTTCGACCGGCGGATCATCGAGGCTCTGCGCGCCGACGGGCGGCTGTCGGTCACCGAACTCGCGAAACGCGTCGGCCTGTCCAAGACGCCGTGCCAGGTGCGGCTGAAGCGGCTGATCGACGGCGGCTACATCCTGGGCTTTCGCGCGATCGTCGATCCGGCGCGGTTGGGGTTGGACCATATCGCCTTTACCGAGGTGAAGCTGTCCGACACGCGGGAGGCGGCGCTCGAGGAATTCCGCCGTGCGGTGCTGCGCATTCCCGAGGTCGAGGAATGTCACATGATCGCCAGCAGCTTCGACTATCTATTGAAGGTGCGGACGGCGGATATCCGGCGGTACCGCGAGGTGCTGGGCGAGCGGATATCCGCGCTGCCGCATGTGGCGAATACGTCGACGTTCGTCGCGATGGAGACGATTCGGGACGCGGCGGTGTAG